From a single Drosophila sulfurigaster albostrigata strain 15112-1811.04 chromosome 3, ASM2355843v2, whole genome shotgun sequence genomic region:
- the LOC133844965 gene encoding uncharacterized protein LOC133844965 isoform X4, producing the protein MCACVCVRGKQKKNHNNENNNMANGQRLSKRRRTIKMWLWIKLLCLMALLHVIGASPIELVINTTNEATKIGNKALPEAAAAATATAATTTRKATRTTATATTTAANETAGAYLTKSSLSSADNSGHGNNNNNNSSSSNGSDNSAVSIQMAAANETAAVAATSLQQSSMPTYAPLHNKKHEKIIKCHCDICKETNHICETDGYCFTSVEKDNDNKIIFSFRCLNMSQSFPPGRFIWCNDGRHGGPTARPAAPRGGHGCCNDRDFCNKDLRPVIKYYAPSMDKTNSVVYEDACLLQTTYHPKIPPGVMTTHPPPPQNVVKKIFAIRVKVTMVLYQIFYLIRR; encoded by the exons atgtgtgcgtgcgtgtgtgtacgcggaaaacaaaagaaaaatcacaATAACGAAAACAATAACATGGCGAACGGTCAGCGATTatcaaaaagaagaagaacaatcAAAATGTGGCTGTGGATTAAGCTGCTCTGCCTGATGGCTCTGCTTCATGTAATCGGCG CCTCACCAATTGAACTTGTCATAAATACCACAAatgaagcaacaaaaattggcAACAAAGCTTTGCCCgaagcggcggcggcggcaacagcgacagcagctacaacaacaagaaaagcgacaagaacaacagcaacagcaacaacaacagcagcaaatgaaaCAGCTGGTGCTTATCTAACTAAATCGTCGCTGTCGTCCGCTGATAACAGCGGccatggcaacaacaacaacaacaacagtagcagcagcaacggcagcgacaacagcgCAGTGTCAATCCAAATGGCAGCCGCAAATGAaacggctgctgttgctgccacttcgCTGCAACAATCATCGATGCCCACTTACGCGCCACTGCACAACAAGAAGCACGAAA AAATTATCAAATGCCATTGTGATATCTGCAAGGAAACGAACCACATATGCGAAACGGATGGTTATTGCTTCACCTCAGTGGAgaaggacaacgacaacaagatAATCTTCAGTTTCCG CTGCCTCAACATGTCGCAGAGCTTTCCGCCGGGCCGTTTCATCTGGTGCAACGATGGTCGCCATGGCGGACCGACAGCACGTCCGGCCGCACCTCGTGGCGGACACGGGTGTTGTAATGATCGTGACTTTTGCAATAAAGATCTGCGTCCCGTTATCAAGTACTATGCGCCGTCCATGGATAAAACCAACTCGGTTGTCTACGAAG atgcCTGCCTCTTGCAAACCACTTACCACCCGAAGATCCCGCCTGGTGTCATGACAACACACCCACCTCCTCCACAAAATGTTGTCAAGAAGATTTTTGCAATACGCGTGAAAGTTACAATGGTGCTATACCAG ATTTTCTACCTAATAAGACGCTAA
- the LOC133844965 gene encoding TGF-beta receptor type-1 isoform X3: protein MCACVCVRGKQKKNHNNENNNMANGQRLSKRRRTIKMWLWIKLLCLMALLHVIGASPIELVINTTNEATKIGNKALPEAAAAATATAATTTRKATRTTATATTTAANETAGAYLTKSSLSSADNSGHGNNNNNNSSSSNGSDNSAVSIQMAAANETAAVAATSLQQSSMPTYAPLHNKKHEKIIKCHCDICKETNHICETDGYCFTSVEKDNDNKIIFSFRCLPLANHLPPEDPAWCHDNTPTSSTKCCQEDFCNTRESYNGAIPDFLPNKTLSSWELVAIIVSATLIICLSGTATWYYCQRRKQLANGRPFAKEDSVYDPILNGNTTLHDIIEMTTSGSGSAGLPLLVQRSIARQVQLCHVIGKGRFGEVWRGRWRGENVAVKIFSSREECSWFREAEIYQTVMLRHENILGFIAADNKDNGTWTQLWLVTDYHENGSLFDYLTTHTVDTNTMLNMALSIATGLAHLHMDIVGTRGKPAIAHRDLKSKNILVKTNLSCAIGDLGLAVRHVEKDDSVDIPSTHRVGTKRYMAPEVLDESMNAQHFDSYKRADVYAFGLILWEIARRCNMGMIFEEYQLPYWDAVQPDPSIDEMKKVVCIEKSRPNIPNRWHASDVLHNMAKVMKECWYPNPVARLTALRIKKTLASIRVEDKVKN, encoded by the exons atgtgtgcgtgcgtgtgtgtacgcggaaaacaaaagaaaaatcacaATAACGAAAACAATAACATGGCGAACGGTCAGCGATTatcaaaaagaagaagaacaatcAAAATGTGGCTGTGGATTAAGCTGCTCTGCCTGATGGCTCTGCTTCATGTAATCGGCG CCTCACCAATTGAACTTGTCATAAATACCACAAatgaagcaacaaaaattggcAACAAAGCTTTGCCCgaagcggcggcggcggcaacagcgacagcagctacaacaacaagaaaagcgacaagaacaacagcaacagcaacaacaacagcagcaaatgaaaCAGCTGGTGCTTATCTAACTAAATCGTCGCTGTCGTCCGCTGATAACAGCGGccatggcaacaacaacaacaacaacagtagcagcagcaacggcagcgacaacagcgCAGTGTCAATCCAAATGGCAGCCGCAAATGAaacggctgctgttgctgccacttcgCTGCAACAATCATCGATGCCCACTTACGCGCCACTGCACAACAAGAAGCACGAAA AAATTATCAAATGCCATTGTGATATCTGCAAGGAAACGAACCACATATGCGAAACGGATGGTTATTGCTTCACCTCAGTGGAgaaggacaacgacaacaagatAATCTTCAGTTTCCG atgcCTGCCTCTTGCAAACCACTTACCACCCGAAGATCCCGCCTGGTGTCATGACAACACACCCACCTCCTCCACAAAATGTTGTCAAGAAGATTTTTGCAATACGCGTGAAAGTTACAATGGTGCTATACCAG ATTTTCTACCTAATAAGACGCTAAGCAGCTGGGAATTGGTGGCCATCATTGTGAGCGCCACGTTAatcatctgtctgtctggcacAGCGACTTGGTATTATTGCCAGCGTCGCAAGCAATTGGCCAATGGAAGACCGTTTGCCAAGGAGGATTCTGTCTATGATCCCATACTGAATGGCAACACGACACTGCACGATATCATTGAGATGACCACATCCGGATCTGGTTCAG CTGGTCTGCCGCTCTTGGTGCAACGTTCGATTGCCCGACAAGTGCAACTGTGTCATGTTATTGGCAAGGGACGCTTCGGTGAGGTGTGGCGCGGTCGCTGGCGTGGCGAGAATGTTGCCGTCAAGATCTTTTCCAGTCGTGAAGAGTGCTCCTGGTTCCGCGAAGCCGAAATATATCAGACTGTTATGTTGCGACATGAGAATATTTTGGGTTTCATTGCAGCAGACAACAAAG ACAACGGCACTTGGACTCAGCTTTGGCTGGTTACGGATTACCACGAGAACGGCTCACTGTTTGATTATCTGACCACACACACTGTGGACACCAACACCATGCTGAACATGGCGCTGAGCATAGCCACTGGATTGGCGCATCTGCACATGGATATTGTGGGCACACGTGGAAAGCCAGCGATTGCCCATCGCGATCTAAAGTCAAAGAACATACTGGTCAAGACGAATTTGAGCTGTGCCATTGGCGATTTGGGGCTGGCCGTGCGACATGTCGAGAAAGATGATTCGGTGGACATTCCATCCACACATCGTGTGGGCACCAAGCGTTATATGGCACCCGAGGTGCTCGACGAGAGCATGAATGCCCAGCACTTTGATTCGTATAAACGGGCTGACGTCTATGCCTTTGGCTTGATACTCTGGGAGATAGCGCGTCGCTGCAACATGGGCATGATCTTTGAGGAATACCAATTGCCCTATTGGGATGCCGTGCAGCCCGATCCCAGCATTGATGAGATGAAAAAG GTGGTGTGCATTGAGAAGAGTCGaccgaatataccaaatcgcTGGCATGCCTCCGATGTGCTGCACAACATGGCCAAGGTCATGAAGGAGTGCTGGTATCCCAATCCCGTGGCACGTCTGACTGCGCTGCGGATCAAGAAGACGCTTGCCAGTATACGTGTGGAGGATAAGGTCAAGAACTGA
- the LOC133844965 gene encoding TGF-beta receptor type-1 isoform X1 has product MCACVCVRGKQKKNHNNENNNMANGQRLSKRRRTIKMWLWIKLLCLMALLHVIGASPIELVINTTNEATKIGNKALPEAAAAATATAATTTRKATRTTATATTTAANETAGAYLTKSSLSSADNSGHGNNNNNNSSSSNGSDNSAVSIQMAAANETAAVAATSLQQSSMPTYAPLHNKKHEKIIKCHCDICKETNHICETDGYCFTSVEKDNDNKIIFSFRCLNMSQSFPPGRFIWCNDGRHGGPTARPAAPRGGHGCCNDRDFCNKDLRPVIKYYAPSMDKTNSVVYEDFLPNKTLSSWELVAIIVSATLIICLSGTATWYYCQRRKQLANGRPFAKEDSVYDPILNGNTTLHDIIEMTTSGSGSAGLPLLVQRSIARQVQLCHVIGKGRFGEVWRGRWRGENVAVKIFSSREECSWFREAEIYQTVMLRHENILGFIAADNKDNGTWTQLWLVTDYHENGSLFDYLTTHTVDTNTMLNMALSIATGLAHLHMDIVGTRGKPAIAHRDLKSKNILVKTNLSCAIGDLGLAVRHVEKDDSVDIPSTHRVGTKRYMAPEVLDESMNAQHFDSYKRADVYAFGLILWEIARRCNMGMIFEEYQLPYWDAVQPDPSIDEMKKVVCIEKSRPNIPNRWHASDVLHNMAKVMKECWYPNPVARLTALRIKKTLASIRVEDKVKN; this is encoded by the exons atgtgtgcgtgcgtgtgtgtacgcggaaaacaaaagaaaaatcacaATAACGAAAACAATAACATGGCGAACGGTCAGCGATTatcaaaaagaagaagaacaatcAAAATGTGGCTGTGGATTAAGCTGCTCTGCCTGATGGCTCTGCTTCATGTAATCGGCG CCTCACCAATTGAACTTGTCATAAATACCACAAatgaagcaacaaaaattggcAACAAAGCTTTGCCCgaagcggcggcggcggcaacagcgacagcagctacaacaacaagaaaagcgacaagaacaacagcaacagcaacaacaacagcagcaaatgaaaCAGCTGGTGCTTATCTAACTAAATCGTCGCTGTCGTCCGCTGATAACAGCGGccatggcaacaacaacaacaacaacagtagcagcagcaacggcagcgacaacagcgCAGTGTCAATCCAAATGGCAGCCGCAAATGAaacggctgctgttgctgccacttcgCTGCAACAATCATCGATGCCCACTTACGCGCCACTGCACAACAAGAAGCACGAAA AAATTATCAAATGCCATTGTGATATCTGCAAGGAAACGAACCACATATGCGAAACGGATGGTTATTGCTTCACCTCAGTGGAgaaggacaacgacaacaagatAATCTTCAGTTTCCG CTGCCTCAACATGTCGCAGAGCTTTCCGCCGGGCCGTTTCATCTGGTGCAACGATGGTCGCCATGGCGGACCGACAGCACGTCCGGCCGCACCTCGTGGCGGACACGGGTGTTGTAATGATCGTGACTTTTGCAATAAAGATCTGCGTCCCGTTATCAAGTACTATGCGCCGTCCATGGATAAAACCAACTCGGTTGTCTACGAAG ATTTTCTACCTAATAAGACGCTAAGCAGCTGGGAATTGGTGGCCATCATTGTGAGCGCCACGTTAatcatctgtctgtctggcacAGCGACTTGGTATTATTGCCAGCGTCGCAAGCAATTGGCCAATGGAAGACCGTTTGCCAAGGAGGATTCTGTCTATGATCCCATACTGAATGGCAACACGACACTGCACGATATCATTGAGATGACCACATCCGGATCTGGTTCAG CTGGTCTGCCGCTCTTGGTGCAACGTTCGATTGCCCGACAAGTGCAACTGTGTCATGTTATTGGCAAGGGACGCTTCGGTGAGGTGTGGCGCGGTCGCTGGCGTGGCGAGAATGTTGCCGTCAAGATCTTTTCCAGTCGTGAAGAGTGCTCCTGGTTCCGCGAAGCCGAAATATATCAGACTGTTATGTTGCGACATGAGAATATTTTGGGTTTCATTGCAGCAGACAACAAAG ACAACGGCACTTGGACTCAGCTTTGGCTGGTTACGGATTACCACGAGAACGGCTCACTGTTTGATTATCTGACCACACACACTGTGGACACCAACACCATGCTGAACATGGCGCTGAGCATAGCCACTGGATTGGCGCATCTGCACATGGATATTGTGGGCACACGTGGAAAGCCAGCGATTGCCCATCGCGATCTAAAGTCAAAGAACATACTGGTCAAGACGAATTTGAGCTGTGCCATTGGCGATTTGGGGCTGGCCGTGCGACATGTCGAGAAAGATGATTCGGTGGACATTCCATCCACACATCGTGTGGGCACCAAGCGTTATATGGCACCCGAGGTGCTCGACGAGAGCATGAATGCCCAGCACTTTGATTCGTATAAACGGGCTGACGTCTATGCCTTTGGCTTGATACTCTGGGAGATAGCGCGTCGCTGCAACATGGGCATGATCTTTGAGGAATACCAATTGCCCTATTGGGATGCCGTGCAGCCCGATCCCAGCATTGATGAGATGAAAAAG GTGGTGTGCATTGAGAAGAGTCGaccgaatataccaaatcgcTGGCATGCCTCCGATGTGCTGCACAACATGGCCAAGGTCATGAAGGAGTGCTGGTATCCCAATCCCGTGGCACGTCTGACTGCGCTGCGGATCAAGAAGACGCTTGCCAGTATACGTGTGGAGGATAAGGTCAAGAACTGA
- the LOC133844965 gene encoding TGF-beta receptor type-1 isoform X2: MCACVCVRGKQKKNHNNENNNMANGQRLSKRRRTIKMWLWIKLLCLMALLHVIGASPIELVINTTNEATKIGNKALPEAAAAATATAATTTRKATRTTATATTTAANETAGAYLTKSSLSSADNSGHGNNNNNNSSSSNGSDNSAVSIQMAAANETAAVAATSLQQSSMPTYAPLHNKKHEKIIKCHCDICKETNHICETDGYCFTSVEKDNDNKIIFSFRCLEKRYELHREPLECLSSRSKIDSYRIRCCSKDFCNKEELMKTIFEPDFLPNKTLSSWELVAIIVSATLIICLSGTATWYYCQRRKQLANGRPFAKEDSVYDPILNGNTTLHDIIEMTTSGSGSAGLPLLVQRSIARQVQLCHVIGKGRFGEVWRGRWRGENVAVKIFSSREECSWFREAEIYQTVMLRHENILGFIAADNKDNGTWTQLWLVTDYHENGSLFDYLTTHTVDTNTMLNMALSIATGLAHLHMDIVGTRGKPAIAHRDLKSKNILVKTNLSCAIGDLGLAVRHVEKDDSVDIPSTHRVGTKRYMAPEVLDESMNAQHFDSYKRADVYAFGLILWEIARRCNMGMIFEEYQLPYWDAVQPDPSIDEMKKVVCIEKSRPNIPNRWHASDVLHNMAKVMKECWYPNPVARLTALRIKKTLASIRVEDKVKN; the protein is encoded by the exons atgtgtgcgtgcgtgtgtgtacgcggaaaacaaaagaaaaatcacaATAACGAAAACAATAACATGGCGAACGGTCAGCGATTatcaaaaagaagaagaacaatcAAAATGTGGCTGTGGATTAAGCTGCTCTGCCTGATGGCTCTGCTTCATGTAATCGGCG CCTCACCAATTGAACTTGTCATAAATACCACAAatgaagcaacaaaaattggcAACAAAGCTTTGCCCgaagcggcggcggcggcaacagcgacagcagctacaacaacaagaaaagcgacaagaacaacagcaacagcaacaacaacagcagcaaatgaaaCAGCTGGTGCTTATCTAACTAAATCGTCGCTGTCGTCCGCTGATAACAGCGGccatggcaacaacaacaacaacaacagtagcagcagcaacggcagcgacaacagcgCAGTGTCAATCCAAATGGCAGCCGCAAATGAaacggctgctgttgctgccacttcgCTGCAACAATCATCGATGCCCACTTACGCGCCACTGCACAACAAGAAGCACGAAA AAATTATCAAATGCCATTGTGATATCTGCAAGGAAACGAACCACATATGCGAAACGGATGGTTATTGCTTCACCTCAGTGGAgaaggacaacgacaacaagatAATCTTCAGTTTCCG TTGCCTCGAAAAGCGTTACGAACTGCATCGCGAACCTCTGGAATGCCTCTCCAGTCGCAGTAAAATCGATTCGTATAGAATTAGATGTTGTAGTAAGGATTTCTGCAATAAGGAAGAGCTTATGAAAACCATATTTGAACCAG ATTTTCTACCTAATAAGACGCTAAGCAGCTGGGAATTGGTGGCCATCATTGTGAGCGCCACGTTAatcatctgtctgtctggcacAGCGACTTGGTATTATTGCCAGCGTCGCAAGCAATTGGCCAATGGAAGACCGTTTGCCAAGGAGGATTCTGTCTATGATCCCATACTGAATGGCAACACGACACTGCACGATATCATTGAGATGACCACATCCGGATCTGGTTCAG CTGGTCTGCCGCTCTTGGTGCAACGTTCGATTGCCCGACAAGTGCAACTGTGTCATGTTATTGGCAAGGGACGCTTCGGTGAGGTGTGGCGCGGTCGCTGGCGTGGCGAGAATGTTGCCGTCAAGATCTTTTCCAGTCGTGAAGAGTGCTCCTGGTTCCGCGAAGCCGAAATATATCAGACTGTTATGTTGCGACATGAGAATATTTTGGGTTTCATTGCAGCAGACAACAAAG ACAACGGCACTTGGACTCAGCTTTGGCTGGTTACGGATTACCACGAGAACGGCTCACTGTTTGATTATCTGACCACACACACTGTGGACACCAACACCATGCTGAACATGGCGCTGAGCATAGCCACTGGATTGGCGCATCTGCACATGGATATTGTGGGCACACGTGGAAAGCCAGCGATTGCCCATCGCGATCTAAAGTCAAAGAACATACTGGTCAAGACGAATTTGAGCTGTGCCATTGGCGATTTGGGGCTGGCCGTGCGACATGTCGAGAAAGATGATTCGGTGGACATTCCATCCACACATCGTGTGGGCACCAAGCGTTATATGGCACCCGAGGTGCTCGACGAGAGCATGAATGCCCAGCACTTTGATTCGTATAAACGGGCTGACGTCTATGCCTTTGGCTTGATACTCTGGGAGATAGCGCGTCGCTGCAACATGGGCATGATCTTTGAGGAATACCAATTGCCCTATTGGGATGCCGTGCAGCCCGATCCCAGCATTGATGAGATGAAAAAG GTGGTGTGCATTGAGAAGAGTCGaccgaatataccaaatcgcTGGCATGCCTCCGATGTGCTGCACAACATGGCCAAGGTCATGAAGGAGTGCTGGTATCCCAATCCCGTGGCACGTCTGACTGCGCTGCGGATCAAGAAGACGCTTGCCAGTATACGTGTGGAGGATAAGGTCAAGAACTGA